The window TAAAAGAACAGACTGATCCATAGGTTGAGCAGGTAATTAAAAATTCCGTTAACGATGTCATTAATCAGATTCATTTTCTGGCCCTATTGGAGCTCTACAGAAGTGTTTCTGGTGGTTTGCTCAATAATATGTCACAGAAACTGTGCAAGAATGCCTGATATGGAGAGGCTCAGAAGTCAAGTGCTGAGAAGTGGAAAAAATGTGCTACAGATTTTTGGCAGATGTTCTCAGATCAAATTATGGTGTTGAAAAATTGTATAGTATGTTCAGTAGAGCATCTGAGATGAAAAGACAGTTCAGTGGCTTTGTAATCTAGATAAAAAAAAGAATCGTGGAGCCGTGCTTATGTAGGGTGTAATTCACAAGTTCAGAAGTGTCAATGTTGGAGGTGATGGCAAGGAAGCGCTTGACTTTTTGAATAACTTTCacataaatttacatataaaaaccTGGGTAATATCAATAGATCTGCCTGATTCcttattttctgtatctattgagtaAGCTCTTAGGTTTTGTATTTTGTCTATCTATTTATCAACCAGTACATGTTCTATACACaggaaatgctaaaaaaaaattgagtagaTGGAAGAAAATATCCTAAGAATCATAGAATTTCAGAGTGTGGAACAAAATTAGGCATCATTTAGCTTATGTcctttaatttacattcccataaaactgaggttctgagatctaagtgatttttttaatgtatttattcacaTGTAATATCATGTATGAATGGCAGCCCCTAGCCTAGATTTTACTTTCTTGAGCAGTTGACATCTAAGTGATTTGAACAAAGTCAGCTGGAGACAATGGTGGATCAAGAGTGGGACACAAATTGTGCAACTCCCAGGTTTCTGGACTTTTGAGATCTTTGAAAAAAGATGCTAAATGTTCCAATGAACATATTTGTTATtgttctgaaaagaaaataatccctTCATAGACTATCCCTGATAAGAAGATATATCTAGATATAAATCTGGGATATTACAGGATATACCAAAAATGTTGCAAGCCTTTATTTGGGGGGATATCATTCCCTCACTTGTTCAATAAAtccttactgagcacctactatgggccaggcactgtgctaggaacaTGGCAGTGAGCAAAACAGTCAAAACTCTCTGCCCTTATGGAATTCATATATTCATGTGGGGAGcactaaaaacaagaaaaatatatggGACATCATATGTAATAGCGTTGTTGAGAAGAATGAATTGGGAAGAGATAGAGAGGGTAGGTTAAAATGATCTGATCAGATCAAGCCTCACAGAGAAAGTGATGTTTATGCAAAGGTTTGAAAGAGAAAAGTGAGTGTGAGCATTGCAGCTAAAACGAGCAGTTCTGTGGAGCTGCGGaggtattagggttagggttaggattagggttttATCATTTCAGAGGCTAAACAGTCAAGATCAGTGGCCAATATTTATTACATTAAGGAGGTAATAGGGGTAAATGCCACTTGACTTTTCACTGTGTAAGGTGAAAATATTCTCAGGGGCCAAATGACCTTTCAGACTATCCTGACATATACAATCTGGCCCGGCAAAGTGGGTACATTTCATGAGCTGGTTGGTTGAAGATGGTGAAAGGAAACCTTTGATGAATTCAGTCAATACTGGTTTTCTTTCATGTCAGTTTTTATCTGTGGACACAGTATGACTGCTTGGGTTAAGAAATCTAAATTGGGATACTACTTTCTGACAGATGTATGATGGATTTATTCACTGTGTCACAGCCAGAAGCATAACCCTTCTGCGGAAATGAACAATTTAGCATTTCCAGGTCACAGAAGACCGTGAAGATGATACGTCAGGCCATGTTTAGTATAAATGCAAATCTCACTGAAGAGTGACATGTCAGCAGGGCTTGAAACGActcttttccttaaaaagcaaACCTAAGAAATGGTCTTTCCCAAACATTAAATTTTTCTGCTATGGCAACATTTACAACAACTTGATAtgtgaaaaaaattgagaaccCAGTGCAGATACgtatgaaaagaaaacaagagtctCGTCTTTATATATGTACACTTACTTCTTGGTTCCTGTACTTTAGAATGCATTAAAGTATGATTCATCTTACACATGTAAAATTATGTATCACTTACTAAATACGCAACTGTTGAAAATACTGAAGCTATCTTCACTATTGAGATGGTCCACACAAACCTAGTAGAGGggcttctctggcggtccagtggctgggactccgcacttccactgcagggggcgcgggttcgatccctggtcagctggctggtcagggaactaggatcccgcaagccacatggcacggccaaaaacaaacaaacaaacacaaaaacctaTTAGAGTTTTCCGGCACCCTTCACAGGCTACATACGGAAAGGGAACAGGTTAGACATAAATACTGAAGTCAAAATCgggggcaaagcagggagatgcGCAGCCGTAACAGATGGAAATGTTTTTGAGCACCTGAGGCATGAGAGCAGTGATTTGACAAAATACTCTACTTTTGGATATACCTGAAAGTTAGATCCTCAATAACACTGACACCAAGAGGTGGTTTTCTTTCAAATAACAATGAAGTAACCTAGCTTTGTAAGCATTTTCCCTACTTGCTTAAGAAAGAACTTCCGTTTAAAACCCAGAGCTGTCTTGTGTAAAGCTCTAACATTAGACACAGGGATTCAAATCTTAACTCTCATATTTACATCTGTGACTTTGACCTCTCTGTCCATTTGTCCTCCTGGTTCCCTTTAGGATTGTTGTAAATTTAAATGACATAACACACAAAAGTGCTTTGAACAGTGTTTAGTACAGTGGAAAGACTCATGTATATTAGGTATCATTTTTATGTTCCAGTGGTTCCTGGAATAGAGAAGTGGAAATTGGAAATACAGGACCAGACTCTAATTTGTTGCTTGATTCATCCTGGTGTGATGTAAAGCACAGGCTTTACAGTTAGACCTGGCTTCTAACCCCAGCTCCACCTCTTAGTAGACGGTGTGACACAGCAAATTCTTTATTTGCtttcagcttcagtttcctcatctgtgaagtcaACACACCGATGCAGTCCTTACAGGGCTGTGAAAAAGTGACAAGGGTTAAACGTCAATGCCCAGTAAGGAATGGCATTACTCATATTTACCTTATGGATGTTTAATGTCATATCAGATTTTTATTGTATATAGTTAGGATATCAAGAATCAAATCATATCCTGTTTCATATTaagatctgtaaaatatttttaaagcatagaaaaaaaaaaccatgggaTTTCTTAGCAGCAAAGACCCTGGGAATAATCTAGTTCAATCTTTTTATATTACAAGCAAATGAACTAAGACTAAGAATAGGCACGTGTGTTGTTTCTGAAGTCACATGGTTAGTTTGTAGCAGATCTAAGAGCACATGCCTGTGACTAGCAGACCAGAGCTGTCACAGGTTTCTCCCATCGGTACATTCCTAACAAGGCTTCTAACACATCGAAGCTTTATTGCAATTGCTTATCATTTAATCTAAATAGTGAAGATCTTTGTACtttcaaatgcaaatattttcacaCTTTGTTTCTTCACCTCCTGTGGCTGTAGATTTAAGAATATTAGATTTGCTTTAGGacaaatattttggttttcagGCAAATACTTTAAGATACATCTCCATGTATCACCTGCTAGGTCAGGGTAAGGATGTAGTAAGGGAGATATGAGAAAGGGTGTGATAGATTGTGAGCAGTGTCCATTTTCCCTTTGACAGGAGAATTGAGGATCAGTGTCTCATTTATTATAAGGCAAATaccatgagattttaaaaatatcttggaGTTAAGTACAATATAATCATCACTCTATTTCTGGAGCCAAGATGAGAGAATGGATTATAAATTGCAGCCGGAGGTATTTGCATTGAATACATGGATCTTGGCACTGAAACAGTCATGAGATGCAATAATATATTCAGTTCATCAACTGGCTATACAGTTTCTATAGCATCTccttgtttatttaaataataagtcTGTGTCTGAGACCAGTAACTTCTCAGTTCAATCAActcagtgaaagagaaaaaaaaaagagactagtTTGCTTGATAATTCCCACCACCTCTCCTCACCCAGTAGACATTGGTATATTTCAGTCAAAATGAATGAGAATCAAAACTCCTGGTGTGGAGTGAACTGGAGGcggagccgggggtgggggctgcTCTCTAGCTCCCCCTGGCTCTCCACCCACCTGCTCGAGGGGGAGGAGTTACCTCCGCTCTTCGGCCTCAGAACTTACCATGATGGCTGTGACCTAAAATCCTCAGGAAGCCCTGGGGTCACGGCCCGGAAGCACCCCAGAGAAGGAGGGTTGTGTGGAGCCCACCACAGTGGTGGTGCTCCCTCAGGACTTTAGGACCCTCTGTGGACCCTGAAATACTTGCATTCTCAGGACTCAGGGACTCGGCTGGGCCTGCTCACAATGGTACCCGCCGCCTCACAGCGCACTCTAGTCCTAAGTACACACAGTGCCCAAATCCGGCCCACTGGTCAGATCCAAGCCACGGCCCTCCAAGGGGTCCACCCCGTCCCTAGGGATGGAGAGGACCCTGCTCAGAGTGAGGCATCTTCAGAAGAGTCAGGAGTGGGCCAGGAACTCTCAAGAGAGAATGAGGCTGGGTACCAGGAGGATGGGAACCctgcttttctttccattccaTCTGCTTGTAACTGCCAGGGAACCCCTGAAGGGCCTTGTTCTGAGGGAGGAGACAGCTCTTCTAGCAACTTTTGCCACCACTGTACCTCTCCGGCTTTGGGGGAAGATGAAGAGTTGCAAGAGGAATGTGATGAGGAGGAACCTCTTAAGTTTCCCAGTGGTTTTTCATGTGTGCCCAGTGGAAGGAAACCTGCGCTCCGGAGACAACGGCACCGCGTTCCAGCCAGGGAGGGTACTTGGGAGGGTGGACGCAGAGATCCCAGATCCCCTGGTCGACATCGGCTGGGCCGGAACCGGAGTCGGGCAGGTAAGCGCAGAGGACTGGGAGTGTGGGTGCGTCAGCTTGGACAGGCAGGCTTCTGGTGGCTGATCGAACTGCTGGTATTAGTGGGGAGTACGTGGAAACTTGTGGCCGTCTCATCTATGCACGCAGGCAGCTGAAAGGCAGTGATCTGGACCTTTTTTGGGTCTGGGTGGGAGTCTGGGCAGGGCGGCTGGGGGTCGGGGCCCAGGTGATGTCCCAGTTTCCGAGCCAAGGGTTTTGCTATGGGGCAGCGCTGTTCACCCGTTTTCTTAGGCTACTGGGTGCTTTGCTGCTCCCGGCTCTGGCCCTTTTTTGGGGCTGTCTGCAGTTGGGCTGGCGGTTTCTGGTGGGACTGAGAGATCGGTTAGGCCGGACGGGTAAAGCCACCTGGCTCTTCTCTTGGCTGGCTTCTCCCACCTGGCAGCGGTGCCTGATTCTGCTGAGAGACAGCAGGCCGTGGCAGCAGCTGGTAAGAATAGTTCAGTGGGGTTGGCTGGAGTTGCCTTGGGTCAAGCAGAGGACCAACAGGCAGGGGAATGCGCCTGTAGCTAGTGGTCGCTACTGCCAGCCTGAAGAGGAAGTGGCTCGACTGTGGACCATGGCTGGGCTTCCTGAGGATGAGCTAAAGCCTTTCCATGTGCTGGGGGTTGAAGCCACAGCATCAGACGTTGAACTGAAGAAGGCCTATAGGCAGCCGGCAGTGATGGTTCATCCTGACAAAGATAATCATCCCCGGGCTGAGGAGGCCCTCAAGGTTCTGCGGGCAGCCTGGGACATTGTCAGCGACCCTGAAAGGCAGAAGGAATATGAGATGAAGCGAATGGCAGAGAATGAGCTGAGCCGGTCAGTGAATGAGTTTCTGTCCAAGCTGCAGGATGACCTCAAAGAAGCAATGAATACTGTGGTGTGCAGCCGATGCCAGGGAAAGCATAGGAGGTTTGAAACGGACCAGGAACCTGAGAGTTCCAGGTACTGCGCTGAGTGTAACAGGCTGCATCCTGCTGAGGAAGGAGACTTTGGGGCAGAGTCGAGCATGTTGGGCCTCAAGATCACCTGCTTTGCGCTGATGGCTAGAAAGGTGTATGACATCACAGATTGGGCTGGATGCCAGCATGTGGGAATCTCCCCAGATCCCCGCCGGGTCCCCCATCACATCTCATTTGGTTCACGGATGCCAGGCACCAGTGGGTGGCAGAGAGCTACCCCAGGTGCCCCTCCTGCTGACCTTCAGGATTTCTTGAGCCACATCTTTCAAGTACCCCCAGGCCAGATGTCCAAAGGGAACTTCTTTACAGCTCCTCAGCTGGGCCCTGGGACCACTGCAGCCTCCAAGCCCAACAGCACAGTACCCAAGGGAGAAGCCAAACCGAAGCGGCGGAAGAAAGTGAGGATGCCCTTCCAACATTGACACCTCCTCTCTTTCCTCAAATCAATGTCAGGGAGTCAAAAGGGCTGTGTACAGCACAGGATggagtttgatttatttttaaatatttaaaaaagggaaaattttaagcTCAAATTGTTCACTCAGTACTTATAGGAAGCCCTGGAACCACTGTCCCTCCTCCACCAGCACCCAGGAACTGAGTCTTGTCTTCTGACCAAAGAAATAGGGGGTGAATAGAACGAAGAACCTAAGGGCCTGGACCTGGGCTGGACCATATCTCCCATAGTACTGTGGGAACTGGGTATTTCCCTGGCGTCTGTATGCCTTTGTCTTGTCTTTTGCTTCTAGAGCAGATGACACTTTCCCCCCACTTTTTAAACGTGTCTGTATTATTTCTTGACCCATTTCAGGAGGGAGCCCCCTCCTTTGCCCCAATATACTAGTAAAAATACAGAACAAGAAAGCATGTAACCCTAATTATAGGAGATACATAGAGTTCAGAGAGTGGGGACTCTCACCTTGTGGGTAATCACCCAGCTTCGTGCTTGTTGCTGCAGGGATGGCCAAAACTGACaatttttagaaaacagattCACGCCCTCTGCCCTTGGGTGAGGGGGAAGGATAGAGGGGCTCCCGGCAGCCCCTTTATGATCCaagggtttgtattttttaagtttgttCGCATTAGTATGTACATATCTACTTAAAGCCAGGGGATTATCTTTCTATAAATACataactggcaaaaaaaaaaaattcctggtttGAGTGTTAGTTAACTTACACTCTATGTCTTGGGAATCTATATATCTTAGAGGTTCACTAAAGAACTGTGTATTTGAACCAGTGGATTTTATAAAGCACGGTGAATACTCAAAGTACTAGTATATCTCCCTCATATTCTCAGTCTAACAATACAAAGATAAGTCAAACATACCTCAATCATATGTTATTGAAAAAACTGTCTTATATATCCACTTAACAAAAAGTTATTGAATGCGGATCATGTGTCAAATACTGTGTAATGTACTGTATTAAGTGACAGGTATAGTTACAAATGTATTTTTatcaaaagagggagaaaagaaagagcatgGAAGCATTATTCAGCTAttcaattattataaaatatgtaagcaAATATTTGTCGTGAATTGGTTTTCCTCTGTCCTGCTTCAAGATAGGAAAAGAAATTGAGAGAAACTCTAAAAGAAGTTACTCCCAGGGTTCATGTTCTGggttcctaggtaggtttattttacTCCTGATTATTAACTGGCATAAGGTGAATTAAGCTTCTCTTAGATACCAGGAATaaacttctcatcagaaaaattTATCAAGCCATAGAATCGTTGTTTGTGGAGAACATTCGAAGTCCCATTTCTGGAgtcctttaaagagaaaaatgaacaaggtGCTGGTGCCTTATTGTAAATAACTAAGGCTCTGACTTTGTCCAGCTTTTTGTTCTGTAAAGAGCCTAGTGCATTTTGGGGGCTTAATAAATTTTGAATTATAAGTAACATTCTTACACAGCCTCTGGGGATGGACTCTTAGTCCTAATAAGATTTTCCAACTCTAATTTTCATGATTTGCTGCTGTGTAGGTAACAGTCATGAATTCAACAAGATCTATAAATGCAAAGTATTTTGTAGTCAAAGTATTTTGTAGTCTCAATATGTCAAGGATAAGATTTCATTGAAAGTAGCATTAGAATGAACACTATTGAGTACCTCTACAATGTGGATCGAAGGACGACCTATAGAATTTCATATAAGGTGAGTATTGTGTGAAGTGCTAACCCAGGTTAATTTTAAGCTGAGATTGATTGGGAAATaagatgaaatagaaatgagaagaaagatcATTATCCAAAATGAAAGGTGCTGGCGGCTTTATggtggcacaaaagcag is drawn from Lagenorhynchus albirostris chromosome 21, mLagAlb1.1, whole genome shotgun sequence and contains these coding sequences:
- the LOC132512792 gene encoding LOW QUALITY PROTEIN: dnaJ homolog subfamily C member 14-like (The sequence of the model RefSeq protein was modified relative to this genomic sequence to represent the inferred CDS: inserted 2 bases in 2 codons; deleted 1 base in 1 codon), coding for MNENQNSWCGVNWRRSRGWGLLSSSPWLSTHLLEGEELPPLFGLRTYHDGCDLKSSGSPGVTARKHPREGGLCGAHHSGGXSLRTLGPSVDPEILAFSGLRDSAGPAHNGTRRLTAHSSPKYTQCPNPAHWSDPSHGPPRGPPVPRDGEDPAQSEASSEESGVGQELSRENEAGYQEDGNPAFLSIPSACNCQGTPEGPCSEGGDSSSSNFCHHCTSPALGEDEELQEECDEEEPLKFPSGFSCVPSGRKPALRRQRHRVPAREGTWEGGRRDPRSPGRHRLGRNRSRAGKRRGLGVWVRQLGQAGFWWLIELLVLXGEYVETCGRLIYARRQLKGSDLDLFWVWVGVWAGRLGVGAQVMSQFPSQGFCYGAALFTRFLRLLGALLLPALALFWGCLQLGWRFLVGLRDRLGRTGKATWLFSWLASPTWQRCLILLRDSRPWQQLVRIVQWGWLELPWVKQRTNRQGNAPVASGRYCQPEEEVARLWTMAGLPEDELKPFHVLGVEATASDVELKKAYRQPAVMVHPDKDNHPRAEEALKVLRAAWDIVSDPERQKEYEMKRMAENELSRSVNEFLSKLQDDLKEAMNTVVCSRCQGKHRRFETDQEPESSRYCAECNRLHPAEEGDFGAESSMLGLKITCFALMARKVYDITDWAGCQHVGISPDPRRVPHHISFGSRMPGTSGWQRATPGAPPADLQDFLSHIFQVPPGQMSKGNFFTAPQLGPGTTAASKPNSTVPKGEAKPKRRKKVRMPFQH